One Setaria italica strain Yugu1 chromosome II, Setaria_italica_v2.0, whole genome shotgun sequence DNA segment encodes these proteins:
- the LOC101786398 gene encoding blue copper protein — translation MAKALPLVALLIAGCAALASAATITVGDSQGWTTGVDYTSWASGKSFSVGDKLVFNYVSKAHTVTEVSKSGYDACSGNNNLLDDDSGSTTVPLNTPGTHYFICNVPGHCSDGMKFAVTVSATPSGNTPSAGAPQVSAAAMASVVAAAAGAAIKLALF, via the exons ATGGCCAAGGCCTTGCCTCTCGTCGCGCTGCTCATCGCTGGGTGCGCGGCGCTGGCTTCGGCCGCCACGATCACCGTCGGCGACTCGCAAGGATGGACGACCGGCGTCGACTACACCAGCTGGGCCAGCGGCAAGAGCTTCTCCGTCGGGGACAAACTCG TGTTCAACTACGTGAGCAAGGCGCACACGGTGACGGAGGTGAGCAAGAGCGGCTACGACGCCTGCTCCGGCAACAACAATCTGCTCGACGACGACAGCGGCTCCACCACCGTCCCGCTCAACACCCCCGGAACGCACTACTTCATCTGCAACGTCCCCGGCCACTGCTCCGACGGCATGAAGTTCGCCGTCACCGTCTCCGCCACGCCCTCCGGCAACACCCCGTCCGCGGGCGCCCCGCAGGTTtctgcggcggcgatggcctccgtcgtcgccgcggccgccggcgctgcgATCAAGCTCGCGCTCTTCTGA
- the LOC101778481 gene encoding mavicyanin, whose product MPNALLARVAVLFAAGYTAAALAAATTTFVVGDDQGWTIGVDYIAWVKGKTFKAGDKLVFNYPSEEHTVTEVGKNDYFACAGGSALSNDRSGSTNVTLTGAGTRYFICNIPGHCTIGMRLAVTVAGGGSPEVVTTPTGGVATGGRVRPTMGSVVAAAAGALIKLALS is encoded by the exons ATGCCCAACGCTTTATTGGCTCGTGTCGCAGTGCTGTTCGCCGCCGGCTACacagcggcggcgctggccgcggCCACGACGACGTTCGTCGTGGGCGACGACCAAGGCTGGACGATCGGCGTCGACTACATCGCCTGGGTCAAAGGCAAGACGTTCAAGGCCGGGGACAAGCTAG TGTTCAACTACCCGAGCGAGGAGCACACGGTGACGGAGGTGGGCAAGAACGACTACTTCGcctgcgccggcggcagcgcgctGAGCAACGACCGCAGCGGCTCGACCAACGTGACGCTCACGGGCGCCGGCACGCGCTACTTCATCTGCAACATCCCCGGCCACTGCACCATCGGCATGAGGCtcgccgtcaccgtcgccggGGGCGGCTCGCCCGAGGTTGTCACAACACCAACTGGTGGCGTCGCTACGGGAGGCCGGGTGCGGCCGACGATGGGCTCCGTCGTCGCTGCGGCCGCGGGGGCATTGATCAAACTCGCGCTGTCCTGA
- the LOC101752922 gene encoding blue copper protein — protein sequence MANALSLVAVLLCVASYGALSSARTFTVGDDQGWMSGIDYTDWTSGKTFAVGDKLLFSYRSQEHTVTEVSKSGYYTCSGSGALSDDTSGWTVVTLTGPGTRYFICNVTGLCSSGMKLAVTVAESGGGTVPSGASGGAPTPGVGSAVVVVATGVLIKLALF from the exons ATGGCCAACGCGCTGTCTCTCGTGGCCGTGCTCCTATGCGTAGCGAGCTACGGGGCGCTGTCCTCGGCCAGGACGTTCACGGTCGGTGATGACCAGGGATGGATGAGCGGCATCGACTACACCGACTGGACCAGCGGCAAGACGTTCGCGGTCGGAGACAAACTAC TTTTCAGCTACAGGAGCCAGGAGCACACGGTGACGGAGGTGAGCAAGAGCGGCTACTACAcctgctccggcagcggcgcgctGAGCGACGACACCAGCGGCTGGACCGTCGTCACGCTCACGGGACCCGGCACGCGCTACTTCATCTGCAACGTCACCGGCCTCTGCAGCAGCGGCATGAAGCTCGCCGTCACCGTtgccgagagcggcggcggcaccgtgCCGTCGGGCGCCAGCGGGGGCGCGCCGACTCCGGGAGTGGGCTCCGCGGTCGTTGTGGTGGCCACAGGGGTTCTGATCAAGCTCGCCctcttctga
- the LOC101753330 gene encoding uncharacterized protein LOC101753330 encodes MAALTLPPTNAAGQTATQEGSAGKPTDGAADSAAMDSGWVVLGKSDIVPADLAAAASAVGHQRLNFSPLPMIPIWVQMVLGGVVYTAVPFYKRARKIEGETLNNAETAVEVVEHVAEVTEKLAANAAESLPENGSLQKFAVEIEYIAEVVDKDAHKVEVVIKKIEEVSDKIDAAVEPVIEALEKDFKPNPTSSTGSDAQK; translated from the exons ATGGCCGCCCTCACCTTGCCGCCGACCAACGCCGCCGGCCAGACCGCCACCCAGGAAGGCTCAGCAGG GAAGCCTACCGACGGCGCTGCAGATTCAGCCGCCATGGATTCAGG GTGGGTTGTTCTTGGGAAATCGGACATCGTCCCGGCGGATttggccgcggccgcctcggccGTGGGGCACCAACGCCTCAATTTCTCACCGCTGCCGATGATACCTATCTG GGTGCAGATGGTCCTTGGGGGCGTGGTTTACACTGCTGTGCCGTTCTACAAGAGGGCCAGGAAGATCGAAG GTGAAACGTTAAACAATGCGGAAACTGCAGTGGAGGTTGTGGAGCATGTTGCTGAGGTGACAGAGAAGCTAGCTGCCAATGCAGCTGAGTCCCTACCAGAGAACGGGTCTCTGCAGAAGTTTGCTGTGGAGATTGAGTACATTGCTGAAGTGGTGGATAAGGACGCACATAAGGTTGAAGTGGTCATTAAGAAG ATTGAAGAGGTGAGTGACAAGATTGATGCTGCCGTGGAGCCTGTCATTGAAGCGCtcgagaaagacttcaaaccgAACCCAACGTCCTCTACTGGATCAGATGCTCAGAAATAA
- the LOC101753741 gene encoding E3 ubiquitin-protein ligase RING1 — MYPPLRPYAATTVTANCTDTPLDCIRPCPGGVEDCSQYALPPPPPIPVIPRAPDADRHAPVRLLLVITLLSAFLFLSLALSTLLLYRRRRLILRRRRRLAAAAAAEGADDGGFGDEEEGGGGGGVVHHVWYIRTVGLDEATIASIAAVEYRRGVGRGGDCAVCLGEFSDGELVRLLPRCAHPFHAPCIDTWLRAHINCPICRSPVVVVPSDLPAAAGEAEADGVQLEEHQARDEMSLSQSESETEGSEDSEASSDTQSEDTTAAGEENGRATPKPIRRSASMDSPLFLVAVPEAQDDVVRSNCKFQMGRETKIFKVKEKEAAGTSSSSCQSGRFKIGRSMSSSGQGFFFARNGRTSGTVMPL; from the coding sequence ATGTACCCGCCGTTGCGCCCGTACGCGGCGACGACGGTCACCGCCAACTGCACGGATACCCCGCTCGACTGCATCCGGCCCTGCCCCGGCGGCGTCGAGGACTGCTCCCAGTAcgcgctgcccccgccgcccccgatCCCGGTGATCCCGCGCGCCCCGGACGCCGACCGCCACGCGCCCgtgcgcctcctcctcgtcatcaccCTGCTCtccgccttcctcttcctctcgctcGCGCTCTCCACGCTCCTCCTctaccgccggcgccgcctcatcctgcgccgccggcgccgcctcgccgcggccgccgccgccgaaggggccgacgacggcggcttcggcgacgaggaggagggcgggggcgggggaggggTGGTGCACCACGTGTGGTACATCCGCACGGTGGGGCTCGACGAGGCCACCATCGCGTCCATTGCCGCCGTGGAGTATCGCCGCGGGGTGGGCCGCGGCGGGGACTGCGCGGTGTGCCTCGGCGAGTTCAGCGACGGGGAGCTggtccgcctcctcccgcgctGCGCGCACCCGTTCCACGCCCCCTGCATCGACACCTGGCTCCGCGCCCACATCAACTGCCCAATCTGCCGCTCCCCCGTCGTGGTCGTCCCCTCCGAtctccccgccgctgccggggaGGCTGAGGCGGATGGTGTCCAattggaggagcaccaagcgcGTGACGAAATGTCGCTATCGCAATCTGAATCGGAGACTGAGGGCTCGGAGGACTCTGAGGCCTCTTCAGACACTCAAAGTGAGGACACAACAGCTGCAGGGGAGGAGAATGGAAGGGCGACGCCCAAGCCAATTCGGCGCTCCGCGTCCATGGACTCACCATTGTTCCTTGTAGCTGTTCCTGAAGCTCAGGATGATGTCGTGCGGTCTAATTGCAAGTTCCAAATGGGCCGAGAGACGAAGATCTTCAAGGTGAAAGAGAAGGAGGCAGCAGGCACTTCTTCATCCTCGTGTCAGTCAGGCCGGTTTAAGATTGGCAGGTCCATGTCAAGCAGTGGCCAGGGGTTCTTCTTTGCACGGAATGGCCGCACCAGTGGCACTGTGATGCCACTGTGA